In the Brachyhypopomus gauderio isolate BG-103 chromosome 4, BGAUD_0.2, whole genome shotgun sequence genome, one interval contains:
- the LOC143512630 gene encoding putative G-protein coupled receptor 160: MLIHRISEKMPSEGMLAILQQLEESSAVDQTPQYVVLLLAKVALNTLVLSFWLRSITKSLLGLCSISMYLVDLLLVGCISWAWWFRQDLSAHVFLCFALSHSSAIYSFLPLPLLVAGAIDYTVRRHQEAAGQRSEGIGTGQCGAVLMLWVLACSYSYCYTNTEVLMVEYEEGSKALVCPVQASTVVSLFCLNLSFVVCFILLLYYHGLPRWVGQASNISRHWAPGNDLARSGKLEAIEAGPEVAAVEVNQQDRPPLLVSLTLCFALNWAPYILMSVVCDSLGFAVPAYATVNLLWTACANSLLVGVVLWYGDAENTPPYLSPDDICEWSVYWRLSKGDGVTKAIETPNTKVTAPETDVKLMCLDSADVEILEV, from the coding sequence ATGTTGATTCACCGCATTTCCGAGAAAATGCCGTCGGAGGGCATGCTGGCCATCCTGCAGCAGCTGGAGGAGAGCAGCGCGGTGGACCAGACGCCACAGTACGTCGTCCTGTTGCTCGCCAAGGTGGCCCTCAACACGCTGGTCCTGTCCTTCTGGCTCCGCAGCATCACCAAGTCCCTGCTGGGCCTCTGCAGCATCTCCATGTACCTGGTGGACCTGCTGCTGGTGGGCTGCATCTCCTGGGCCTGGTGGTTTCGGCAGGACCTTAGCGCCCACGTGTTCTTGTGTTTCGCCCTGTCGCACAGCTCAGCCATCTACTCCTTCCTGCCCCTGCCGTTGCTGGTAGCAGGGGCCATCGACTACACTGTCCGTCGGCACCAGGAAgctgcaggtcagaggtcagagggcaTAGGCACGGGACAATGCGGGGCAGTCCTCATGTTGTGGGTGCTGGCCTGTTCCTACTCCTACTGCTACACAAACACGGAGGTGCTGATGGTGGAGTACGAGGAGGGGTCGAAGGCTCTCGTGTGTCCCGTGCAGGCATCCACGGTGGTCAGCCTCTTCTGCCTCAACCTGTCCTTTGTGGTGTGCTTCATCTTGCTGCTCTATTACCACGGGCTACCTCGCTGGGTTGGCCAAGCCAGCAACATCTCCAGACACTGGGCCCCCGGGAATGACCTGGCCCGTTCGGGGAAGCTGGAGGCCATCGAAGCCGGGCCGGAGGTGGCAGCGGTGGAGGTGAACCAGCAGGATCGTCCTCCTTTATTGGTCAGCCTGACTCTGTGCTTCGCCCTGAACTGGGCCCCCTACATTCTCATGTCCGTGGTCTGCGACTCCCTGGGGTTCGCCGTGCCTGCCTACGCCACAGTTAACCTCCTCTGGACAGCCTGTGCCAACAGCCTGCTGGTGGGCGTGGTCTTGTGGTATGGTGACGCTGAAAACACACCCCCCTATTTATCGCCAGACGACATCTGCGAATGGAGCGTCTACTGGCGTTTGAGTAAAGGAGACGGTGTGACCAAGGCCATCGAGACACCCAACACCAAAGTGACCGCACCAGAGACTGATGTGAAGCTGATGTGTCTTGACTCGGCCGACGTGGAGATTCTGGAAGTGTAG